A genomic segment from Leptolyngbya boryana PCC 6306 encodes:
- the tpiA gene encoding triose-phosphate isomerase: MRKVIIAGNWKMFKTQAETLEFLQEFKPQLDETPDDREVLLCVPFTDLAVLSKNLHGGRIQVGAQNVHWAESGAFTGEISAAMLQELSVRYVVIGHSERRQFFGETDETVNLRLKAAQKAGLKPILCVGESKQQRDAGETEAVIFKQLELGLVGVDQENLVIAYEPIWAIGTGDTCDAIEANRVIGLIRSKLTNPNVTIQYGGSVKPENVDEIMAQPEIDGALVGGASLDPKGFARIVNYV, encoded by the coding sequence GTGCGAAAAGTTATCATTGCTGGCAACTGGAAAATGTTTAAGACTCAAGCAGAAACCTTGGAGTTTTTGCAGGAGTTTAAGCCTCAGCTAGACGAGACACCAGACGATCGAGAAGTTTTACTGTGTGTGCCGTTTACTGATTTAGCAGTGTTGTCGAAAAACTTGCACGGCGGTCGGATTCAAGTTGGGGCGCAAAACGTTCATTGGGCAGAGTCTGGGGCTTTTACAGGCGAGATTTCGGCTGCGATGTTGCAAGAATTGAGTGTGCGCTATGTCGTGATCGGGCACAGCGAAAGACGGCAATTTTTTGGCGAAACCGATGAAACCGTGAACCTACGACTGAAAGCCGCACAGAAAGCCGGATTAAAACCGATTCTCTGCGTGGGCGAAAGTAAGCAGCAACGGGATGCAGGCGAAACCGAAGCCGTCATTTTCAAACAATTAGAACTCGGCTTAGTCGGCGTTGACCAGGAGAATCTGGTGATTGCCTATGAGCCAATTTGGGCGATTGGGACTGGAGATACTTGTGACGCGATCGAAGCCAATCGCGTCATTGGATTAATCCGCAGTAAGTTGACCAATCCAAATGTCACGATTCAATACGGCGGTTCAGTGAAGCCTGAGAATGTTGATGAAATCATGGCACAGCCTGAGATTGATGGGGCTTTAGTCGGTGGTGCAAGTCTTGATCCGAAAGGGTTTGCACGGATTGTGAATTACGTCTAA
- a CDS encoding FG-GAP-like repeat-containing protein, with amino-acid sequence MPGQSILTESFANADVSQLNWLFGTSRDGALPPILTARSNASASAGGLPGGGTDTPGNGVLRLTNNTQNQGSFVIYDQPINSASGLSVQFDLYAYGGNGADGISFFLIDGAANPTRGGAVGGSLGYSSDSTQSPTVAGLEGGYLGIGFDEFGNFSNTGYGAGGTGFSSQTIAVRGKESLNYQFLTNAKLPGGNRIDVNTSVRSTARRRVGIDLNPNGNLSVSFDVNGNGTLEVDEKLISDFNITQSDRNGALPSTFKFGFAASTGNQFNFHEVNNLAINTFDGPYIPLVDFDGGTRVIKPSGSFNITATLDVASTQTVTIPLLISGDAIQGIDYQLSNNFITIAAGQTTGSVTLTGLSNSPTVLDKNLQINLNPPVNAALSPQNLPLNVKLTRMSDNDCALPDFNGDNSVDLAWQNSNTNQTAIWLLNGTQVTEAAFTAITGANWRIVSTRDFDADGKTDLLWRNTSTGENAIWLMDGTSIESTSLIPTLASQNWQVAASRDFNNDGTADIFWVNSATGETEVWLMDGFNRISATSLITVEAGWQVADVADFNYDGKADLVWRNTRTGENAIWLMNGNAIASAGFITLIPNQDWRIVAARDTSGDGKADLIWRNDVTGENAIWLMNGITPTSQQFILQTTTPGWRIADVCDTSGDGKADLVWRNIQTGENAIWLLNGTSLADAGFITQIANQAWAVNGARDTSGDGKADLIWRNNITGETAIWLMDGKTPTSQQFLFTTEPLDWRAQIRPNAIAL; translated from the coding sequence ATGCCGGGACAAAGCATCTTAACCGAATCTTTCGCAAACGCAGATGTCAGCCAATTGAACTGGCTCTTTGGAACCAGTCGAGACGGGGCACTTCCGCCTATCTTGACCGCTCGTAGTAACGCTTCTGCCTCAGCAGGCGGCTTACCCGGAGGAGGAACAGACACCCCTGGAAATGGCGTACTGCGGCTGACCAATAACACACAAAATCAAGGCTCATTCGTCATCTACGACCAACCGATTAACTCAGCCAGCGGACTGTCTGTACAATTTGATCTCTACGCCTATGGCGGAAATGGTGCAGACGGCATTAGCTTTTTTCTCATTGATGGAGCGGCGAACCCAACGAGGGGTGGAGCAGTCGGAGGTAGCTTAGGATACTCCTCTGATTCAACCCAATCTCCAACCGTAGCAGGACTCGAAGGCGGCTATTTGGGGATTGGCTTTGATGAATTCGGTAACTTCTCCAACACTGGCTATGGAGCAGGCGGTACAGGATTCTCTTCACAAACGATCGCTGTTCGCGGCAAAGAATCCCTCAACTATCAATTCCTCACCAACGCAAAACTGCCGGGAGGAAACAGAATCGATGTCAACACGTCTGTTCGCAGTACCGCCCGTCGCCGAGTCGGCATCGATCTCAACCCCAACGGCAACCTCTCTGTCTCCTTCGATGTCAATGGCAATGGCACCTTAGAAGTCGATGAAAAACTAATCAGTGACTTCAACATTACCCAAAGCGATCGCAATGGGGCTTTACCTAGCACGTTTAAATTTGGTTTTGCAGCGTCCACAGGCAATCAATTCAATTTCCACGAAGTCAACAATCTGGCAATTAATACATTTGATGGGCCGTACATTCCACTCGTCGATTTTGATGGCGGGACGCGGGTGATCAAGCCAAGTGGCAGCTTTAATATTACGGCGACCTTAGATGTTGCTTCGACTCAAACTGTGACGATTCCCTTACTCATCTCAGGCGATGCCATCCAAGGAATTGACTATCAACTGTCAAATAACTTCATTACGATCGCGGCGGGGCAAACGACCGGGAGCGTCACTCTCACCGGACTGAGCAATTCTCCAACAGTTTTGGATAAGAATCTCCAGATCAATTTGAATCCACCCGTAAATGCAGCGCTCAGCCCACAGAATTTGCCGCTGAATGTGAAACTGACCCGCATGAGCGACAACGACTGTGCCTTGCCCGACTTCAACGGCGATAACAGCGTCGATTTAGCATGGCAAAATTCTAATACTAATCAAACCGCAATCTGGCTCCTGAACGGTACACAAGTCACCGAGGCAGCCTTTACAGCGATCACCGGAGCAAACTGGCGCATTGTCTCAACGCGTGACTTTGACGCAGACGGGAAAACAGATCTTCTCTGGCGCAACACCTCAACCGGAGAAAATGCGATCTGGCTGATGGATGGAACAAGTATCGAGTCAACCAGCTTGATCCCGACCCTAGCGAGTCAAAACTGGCAAGTCGCCGCTTCGCGCGATTTCAACAATGACGGCACAGCAGACATTTTCTGGGTGAATTCGGCAACCGGAGAAACCGAAGTCTGGCTGATGGATGGCTTCAATCGGATAAGCGCGACTTCACTGATAACCGTTGAAGCAGGGTGGCAAGTCGCCGATGTCGCAGACTTTAACTATGACGGCAAAGCCGATCTCGTCTGGCGAAATACCCGCACCGGAGAGAATGCCATCTGGCTGATGAATGGTAATGCGATCGCGTCTGCAGGCTTTATTACGCTAATCCCGAACCAAGACTGGCGAATTGTCGCAGCCCGAGATACCAGCGGCGATGGCAAAGCAGATTTGATCTGGCGCAATGATGTCACCGGAGAAAATGCGATTTGGCTGATGAATGGCATTACCCCAACCAGCCAGCAATTCATTCTGCAAACCACGACTCCAGGCTGGCGAATTGCAGATGTCTGTGACACCAGCGGCGATGGCAAAGCAGATTTAGTCTGGCGCAATATCCAAACAGGCGAGAATGCGATCTGGCTCCTCAATGGAACATCCCTCGCTGATGCAGGCTTTATCACTCAAATCGCGAATCAGGCCTGGGCAGTGAATGGAGCCAGAGATACCAGCGGCGACGGAAAAGCGGATCTGATCTGGCGCAACAATATCACAGGTGAAACGGCAATCTGGCTGATGGATGGCAAGACTCCGACGAGCCAGCAGTTCCTCTTCACTACGGAGCCTCTAGACTGGCGGGCGCAGATTCGTCCGAATGCGATCGCGCTCTAA
- a CDS encoding DEAD/DEAH box helicase yields MAVLHGSWVSQGGFFLWGETWRRLEAKQDAPGVPLHPYAMNQSELLTFLEALPLKVPSLEEDTKRGRKSATTLKNWQVRGLALPTEGDAPQLSAAPVSEWVLYPWQVAGLWLEPAQAFELLNSVPLGTLGEESFVGGDLRFWSHVARWALDLLARSKFLPGLHHWEVLLDSSTDQMRSRHFIRQMPSVCRLYQSGEELAIDLPIEPQDLLRDFLNHMVDAQVRQSVSIAKPSSLLQTWIQGLGTKAATLSETDATTLSNALEIWKAPLQKDQEQFRVCLKLIPPVEAYQSWVIEYLLQAIDDPEFTVSAPIIWRNPVERLQHEGRIIERPQETLLMGLGLASRLYPLIEPSLQDARPQALQLDPKQAYEFIMNTVWRLQDSGIGVILPESLANRGGLANRLGLRIKASTPTKQKKGKLGLQGLLNFQWELSIGGQSLSKKEFDRLVAQNSPLVEINGEWVELRSSDIKSAQSFFAARKDQTTLSLEDALRISTGDTQTIEKLPVVSFEASGALQELVTTLTGTGTLEEIETPKEFRGELRPYQARGVAWLQFLEKWGLGACLADDMGLGKTIQLIAFILTLKQNRLLEQPILLICPTSVLGNWEREVKKFAPTLKVIVHHGDKRSQNQAFAKATKSANLIITSYTLVQRDLKTLQLVEWQGIVLDEAQNIKNAEAKQSQAVRELEAEFRIALTGTPVENRLTELWSILDFLNPGYLGQKNFFQRRFAIPIERYGDTTSMQTLRSLTQPFILRRLKTDKTIIQDLPEKQEMAVYCGLSAEQAALYQATVDQSLAEIEAADGIQRKGIILALLTKLKQICNHPALFNKEEQAESNRSAKLQRLEEMLEEAVSEGDRALIFTQFAEWGKLLKPHLEKQLGRETLFLYGSTPKKQREAMIDRFQNDPQAPRIFILSLKAGGVGLNLTRANHVFHYDRWWNPAVENQATDRVFRIGQTRNVQVHKFVCTGTLEERIHDMIESKKALAEQVVGTGENWLTELNTDQLRDLLLLDRTAVIEE; encoded by the coding sequence ATGGCAGTTTTACACGGTAGTTGGGTTTCTCAGGGCGGTTTTTTTCTATGGGGTGAGACTTGGCGGCGCTTAGAAGCAAAACAAGATGCTCCAGGCGTTCCGCTCCATCCCTATGCGATGAATCAGTCTGAGTTGCTGACGTTTTTAGAAGCTTTGCCGTTAAAAGTGCCGAGCTTAGAAGAGGATACAAAACGGGGGCGAAAGTCAGCAACGACCCTAAAAAATTGGCAAGTTCGCGGTTTAGCACTGCCGACTGAAGGAGATGCTCCTCAACTTTCAGCAGCTCCGGTGTCTGAGTGGGTGCTGTATCCGTGGCAGGTCGCAGGACTGTGGCTTGAACCTGCTCAAGCATTTGAATTGCTCAATTCTGTGCCGCTCGGAACGCTCGGCGAAGAATCTTTTGTCGGCGGAGATTTACGATTTTGGTCGCATGTCGCGAGATGGGCTTTAGATTTGCTAGCTCGATCGAAGTTTCTCCCCGGCTTGCATCATTGGGAAGTTCTGCTTGATAGCTCCACCGATCAGATGCGATCGCGGCATTTTATCCGACAGATGCCTTCCGTGTGTCGCCTCTATCAGTCTGGGGAAGAACTCGCGATTGATTTGCCGATCGAACCTCAAGATCTGCTGCGAGATTTTCTGAATCACATGGTCGATGCTCAAGTGCGTCAATCGGTGAGCATCGCCAAACCCTCATCGCTTTTACAAACTTGGATACAAGGATTAGGAACAAAAGCTGCAACGCTCAGTGAAACAGATGCAACAACGCTATCGAATGCACTAGAGATTTGGAAAGCGCCATTACAAAAAGATCAAGAACAGTTTCGCGTTTGTCTCAAGCTGATTCCACCTGTTGAAGCGTATCAGAGTTGGGTAATTGAATACTTGCTCCAAGCGATCGATGATCCGGAGTTCACAGTCAGTGCTCCGATCATTTGGCGAAATCCTGTCGAACGGTTGCAGCATGAAGGACGCATCATCGAGCGACCGCAAGAGACTTTACTCATGGGGTTAGGACTCGCTTCTCGGCTGTATCCGCTGATTGAACCAAGCCTGCAAGACGCTCGACCCCAAGCCCTGCAACTCGACCCAAAACAGGCGTACGAATTCATCATGAATACGGTCTGGCGCTTGCAGGATAGTGGGATTGGAGTGATTCTCCCGGAGAGCTTGGCGAATCGCGGCGGACTGGCAAATCGCTTGGGTCTACGCATCAAAGCGTCAACACCAACCAAGCAGAAAAAAGGAAAACTCGGCTTACAAGGCTTGCTGAATTTTCAGTGGGAATTGTCGATCGGGGGGCAGAGCCTAAGCAAAAAAGAATTCGATCGCTTAGTCGCTCAGAATTCACCTTTAGTCGAGATTAACGGCGAGTGGGTCGAACTGCGATCGTCAGATATCAAATCTGCTCAGTCTTTCTTTGCGGCTCGAAAAGATCAAACCACGCTCTCGCTCGAAGATGCTTTGCGAATTAGTACAGGCGATACTCAAACGATCGAGAAACTGCCAGTCGTCAGTTTTGAAGCATCGGGTGCATTGCAAGAGCTAGTCACAACCTTAACGGGAACCGGAACGCTAGAAGAAATCGAAACCCCCAAAGAATTCCGAGGCGAGTTGCGACCTTATCAAGCTCGCGGTGTCGCTTGGTTGCAATTTCTAGAAAAATGGGGACTGGGCGCGTGTTTGGCAGATGATATGGGTCTTGGAAAAACGATTCAGCTCATTGCCTTCATTCTGACGCTCAAACAGAACAGACTATTAGAGCAACCGATCCTGCTGATTTGTCCTACGTCTGTTCTCGGAAACTGGGAACGAGAAGTGAAAAAATTTGCCCCGACCTTAAAAGTAATCGTGCATCACGGGGACAAGCGATCGCAGAATCAAGCTTTTGCCAAAGCTACTAAAAGTGCGAATTTAATCATTACAAGCTACACACTTGTTCAACGCGATCTCAAAACCCTTCAGCTTGTTGAGTGGCAAGGAATTGTTCTCGACGAAGCACAGAACATTAAAAACGCAGAAGCTAAACAATCTCAAGCCGTTCGAGAACTCGAAGCAGAATTCCGCATTGCGCTTACTGGAACCCCTGTTGAGAATCGCTTAACTGAACTCTGGTCAATTCTTGACTTTCTCAATCCTGGCTATTTGGGACAAAAAAACTTCTTCCAAAGACGGTTTGCGATTCCGATCGAGCGGTATGGCGACACAACTTCGATGCAAACTTTGCGATCTCTGACTCAACCTTTCATTTTGCGCCGCCTCAAAACCGATAAAACTATCATTCAAGACCTCCCTGAAAAGCAGGAAATGGCTGTCTACTGCGGACTTTCTGCCGAACAAGCTGCCTTATACCAAGCAACCGTTGATCAATCACTCGCGGAAATTGAAGCGGCAGACGGAATTCAACGCAAAGGAATTATTCTTGCACTGCTCACGAAGCTCAAACAAATTTGCAATCATCCCGCTTTGTTCAACAAAGAAGAGCAAGCTGAATCTAATCGATCCGCAAAGCTACAACGTCTCGAAGAAATGCTCGAAGAAGCAGTTTCAGAAGGCGATCGCGCATTAATTTTCACGCAATTCGCCGAATGGGGCAAACTGCTCAAACCGCATCTCGAAAAACAATTGGGACGAGAAACACTCTTCCTATACGGCAGTACACCCAAGAAACAGCGCGAAGCGATGATTGATCGCTTTCAAAACGATCCCCAAGCACCAAGAATCTTCATTCTGTCGCTCAAAGCAGGCGGCGTTGGCTTGAATTTGACGCGAGCGAATCATGTGTTTCACTACGATCGCTGGTGGAATCCCGCCGTTGAAAATCAAGCGACCGATCGTGTCTTCCGCATTGGTCAGACTCGCAATGTTCAGGTTCACAAATTCGTTTGTACCGGAACCTTAGAAGAACGAATTCACGACATGATCGAATCCAAAAAAGCCTTAGCCGAACAAGTTGTCGGCACAGGTGAAAACTGGCTGACTGAGTTAAACACCGATCAACTCAGAGACTTACTCTTACTCGATCGAACTGCGGTAATTGAGGAATAA
- a CDS encoding cation:proton antiporter, protein MGRQPGEFGIGMMSAISWIGGSSVIEWSIAQQTSLDSNSAVDTQTAATIPEVVIILIILLLIATIVALVTQSLRIPYVTGLVLAGLPITELWSRRIGLDPVLVLNLFLPILIFEAAINTDIRRLRSTFKPIALLAGPGSIFSSAVIATLLKFGLGLDWISACLVGVILANTDTVSMIAVFKEIRVPSRLTTIVEGETLFNDAAALVSFNLLLVVYATGSLTAVQGIREVLLVAIGGAMVGAVLGYLCLPIFVRLQDPLSSLLLTVALALGTFQIGQSLGVSGAVSVVVAGLIFGNLGLSRSSSASERIALLSFWNYASFGVNTFIFLLIGIEINIETLWKIAPAILFVILAYQLGRILSVYLLLAGLRWFDRPIPLVWQHVLFLGNIKGSLSMALALSIPLTVTYRSDIIALVFGAVLFSLVGQGLSLPWMVKRLKIARISDTLQQAKQLQMQLIASKAAQEELSSLLRSGVLPKAIYEELWASYQVRVVQSEHVLRDLYNQRQSTRREPEHSELDAIRRRLLLAEKGAVANALRKQILPEDLVQTYIKELDEKLLTLEDD, encoded by the coding sequence ATGGGCAGACAACCTGGCGAATTTGGAATTGGTATGATGAGTGCGATTTCATGGATAGGAGGCTCATCAGTGATAGAGTGGTCGATCGCTCAACAAACTTCTTTGGACAGCAATTCAGCTGTTGATACACAGACAGCCGCTACTATCCCCGAAGTAGTCATCATTTTAATTATTCTGCTGCTGATTGCGACCATTGTTGCTTTAGTCACTCAAAGTCTGAGAATCCCTTATGTAACTGGATTAGTTTTAGCAGGGTTGCCAATTACGGAGCTTTGGTCGCGACGGATTGGATTAGATCCTGTCTTGGTTTTAAATCTTTTCCTTCCGATTCTGATTTTTGAAGCGGCAATTAATACCGATATTCGTCGTCTCCGCAGCACTTTTAAACCGATCGCGCTATTAGCAGGACCAGGTTCGATCTTTTCCTCAGCAGTTATTGCAACTCTACTAAAGTTTGGACTGGGACTCGATTGGATTTCTGCCTGTCTGGTTGGCGTGATTTTGGCAAACACGGATACCGTCTCCATGATTGCTGTATTCAAGGAGATCCGCGTTCCTTCTCGATTAACAACAATTGTGGAGGGAGAAACACTCTTCAATGATGCGGCTGCGCTAGTCTCGTTTAATTTACTTCTAGTTGTCTACGCCACAGGCTCGCTTACCGCTGTTCAAGGAATACGAGAAGTGCTCTTAGTTGCAATCGGCGGGGCAATGGTTGGAGCCGTTTTAGGGTATTTATGCCTTCCCATCTTTGTGCGATTGCAAGATCCGTTAAGTAGCCTTTTATTAACAGTTGCGCTGGCATTAGGAACGTTTCAGATTGGGCAATCTCTGGGTGTTTCGGGTGCAGTATCAGTTGTGGTTGCGGGGCTAATTTTTGGCAATTTGGGGCTGTCTCGAAGTTCTTCTGCGTCAGAACGAATTGCGCTCTTGAGCTTTTGGAACTATGCCAGCTTTGGTGTGAATACTTTTATCTTTTTGCTGATTGGGATTGAAATTAATATCGAAACGCTGTGGAAAATTGCGCCTGCGATTCTGTTTGTGATTTTGGCATATCAATTAGGTCGGATTCTCTCTGTCTACTTACTCCTTGCAGGACTGCGTTGGTTCGATCGACCGATTCCACTCGTCTGGCAGCATGTTTTATTTCTGGGCAACATTAAAGGCTCACTCTCGATGGCATTAGCCTTGAGCATTCCGCTGACCGTGACGTATCGAAGTGACATTATTGCTCTGGTATTTGGTGCGGTCTTATTCTCTCTCGTTGGGCAAGGATTAAGCTTGCCCTGGATGGTCAAACGGCTCAAAATTGCCCGTATTTCAGATACATTGCAGCAGGCAAAGCAATTGCAGATGCAGTTAATTGCGTCGAAAGCGGCTCAGGAAGAACTCAGTAGTTTGCTGAGATCGGGGGTACTCCCGAAGGCGATTTATGAAGAGTTATGGGCATCCTACCAAGTCCGGGTCGTGCAATCTGAGCACGTGCTCCGCGACCTGTACAATCAACGTCAATCAACTCGTCGCGAGCCTGAGCACAGTGAGCTAGATGCAATTCGACGACGATTGCTGCTGGCAGAAAAAGGGGCCGTGGCGAATGCACTCCGCAAACAGATTTTGCCTGAAGATCTGGTGCAGACATACATCAAAGAGTTAGATGAGAAACTTCTAACGTTAGAAGATGACTAG
- a CDS encoding polyribonucleotide nucleotidyltransferase — MQEFEKSISFDGRDIRLKVGLLAPQAGGSVLIESGDTAVLVTATRANAREGIDFLPLLVDYEERLYAAGRIPGGFLRREGRPAEKAVLTSRLIDRPLRPLFPSWLRDDIQVVATTMSMDERVPPDVLAVTGASIAVLLAKIPFNGPMAAVRVGLVGDDFVINPTYKEVETGDLDLVVAGSPDGVIMVEAGANQLPEADMIEAIDFGYEAVRDLIQAQRDLLKELGIELVQEDAPVIDQTLENFIRERVTAPVKEILGRFEKDKPTRDAALDEVKASVVTAIAELAEDDPVKVAAAADSKALSNTFKDVTKTLMRRQVVEDNVRVDGRKLDEIRPISCRVGVLPQRVHGSGVFNRGLTQVLSIATLGSPGDEQEMDDLHPDSEKRYLHHYNFPPFSVGETRPMRSPGRREIGHGALAERALVPVLPPKEQFPYVIRVVSEVLSSNGSTSMGSVSGSTLALMHAGVPISKPVSGAAMGLIKEGEEIRILTDIQGIEDFLGDMDFKVAGTDTGITALQLDMKISGLPMDVIASAIHQAKPARLHILGKMLEAIDQPRPELSPYAPRLLTIKIDSDQIGMIIGPGGKTIKGITEETGAKIDIAEDGTVTISAIEGEKAKRAKAIIQGMTRKLSAGDVYAGKVTRIIPIGAFVEFLPGKEGMIHISQLADHRVGKVEDEVTIGDEVVVKIREIDNRGRVNLTRLGIHPDEATAAREAAAK; from the coding sequence ATGCAAGAGTTCGAGAAGTCAATATCCTTTGATGGTAGGGATATTCGACTCAAAGTAGGCTTGTTAGCACCCCAAGCTGGAGGTTCAGTTTTAATCGAATCTGGAGACACGGCAGTCCTCGTTACCGCGACCCGTGCGAATGCCAGAGAAGGAATCGATTTTCTACCTCTGTTGGTTGATTACGAGGAGCGCTTATATGCAGCCGGACGAATTCCCGGTGGCTTCCTCCGACGTGAAGGACGACCCGCTGAAAAAGCAGTTTTGACGAGTCGTTTAATCGATCGCCCCTTGCGCCCCCTATTTCCCTCCTGGTTACGAGACGATATTCAGGTCGTCGCTACCACAATGTCGATGGATGAGCGAGTTCCTCCGGATGTTTTAGCGGTCACAGGTGCGTCGATCGCTGTACTCCTCGCGAAAATTCCATTTAATGGTCCGATGGCTGCGGTGCGAGTTGGATTAGTCGGCGATGATTTCGTGATCAACCCCACTTATAAAGAAGTGGAAACGGGTGATTTGGATCTCGTCGTGGCTGGTTCTCCCGATGGCGTGATCATGGTTGAAGCTGGCGCGAATCAACTGCCAGAAGCCGACATGATCGAAGCGATCGATTTCGGTTACGAAGCGGTGCGCGATCTGATTCAGGCACAGCGCGATTTGCTTAAAGAATTGGGAATTGAACTGGTGCAAGAAGATGCGCCTGTGATTGACCAAACTCTAGAGAATTTTATTCGAGAGCGAGTGACCGCTCCTGTGAAAGAAATTCTCGGGCGGTTCGAGAAAGATAAACCGACTCGCGATGCAGCATTAGATGAAGTGAAGGCTTCGGTGGTGACGGCGATCGCAGAATTAGCCGAAGACGATCCGGTGAAAGTTGCCGCAGCCGCAGATTCTAAAGCGCTGAGCAATACTTTCAAAGATGTGACGAAAACGCTGATGCGTCGTCAAGTCGTCGAAGATAATGTGCGCGTAGACGGTCGGAAATTAGATGAAATTCGTCCGATCTCTTGCCGAGTTGGGGTGTTGCCTCAGCGGGTGCATGGCAGCGGCGTGTTTAATCGTGGATTGACTCAAGTTTTGTCGATCGCGACGTTAGGTAGCCCAGGCGACGAGCAAGAAATGGATGATTTGCATCCAGACAGCGAAAAACGCTACTTGCATCACTATAATTTCCCGCCTTTCTCAGTCGGCGAAACCCGACCGATGCGATCTCCCGGTCGGCGTGAAATTGGTCACGGGGCATTAGCCGAGCGTGCTCTGGTTCCCGTCTTACCTCCGAAAGAGCAATTCCCGTATGTGATTCGGGTCGTCTCAGAAGTGCTGTCTTCTAACGGTTCGACCTCAATGGGTTCGGTTTCGGGTTCAACATTGGCGTTGATGCATGCAGGCGTTCCGATTTCTAAGCCTGTGAGTGGTGCAGCGATGGGCTTGATCAAAGAAGGTGAAGAAATTCGCATTCTGACCGACATCCAGGGAATTGAAGATTTCTTGGGCGATATGGACTTCAAAGTGGCGGGAACCGATACCGGAATCACGGCATTGCAGCTCGACATGAAGATCTCAGGTCTACCGATGGATGTGATTGCTTCAGCCATTCATCAAGCGAAACCCGCTCGATTGCACATTCTCGGCAAAATGCTAGAAGCGATCGACCAACCGCGTCCGGAGTTGTCTCCTTATGCACCTCGCTTGCTGACGATCAAGATTGATTCTGATCAAATCGGCATGATCATTGGACCAGGAGGCAAGACGATTAAAGGCATCACCGAAGAAACGGGAGCCAAAATCGATATTGCTGAAGATGGAACTGTGACGATTAGCGCGATCGAAGGCGAGAAGGCGAAACGGGCGAAAGCGATCATTCAAGGCATGACTCGCAAGCTGAGTGCTGGAGATGTTTACGCTGGAAAAGTCACACGAATTATTCCGATTGGGGCTTTTGTGGAATTCCTGCCGGGTAAGGAAGGAATGATTCACATTTCGCAACTGGCTGATCATCGAGTTGGCAAGGTTGAGGATGAAGTCACGATCGGAGATGAAGTGGTTGTGAAAATTCGGGAGATTGATAACCGAGGACGAGTGAATTTGACTCGCCTAGGAATTCATCCGGATGAAGCAACTGCGGCTCGAGAAGCTGCAGCGAAGTAG
- a CDS encoding SWIM zinc finger family protein, translating into MTDSYSPPNREWWTEQWIEVLERIGFTQRLARARNYARQGNVLSLDFVGAKVKAMVQGTAPEPYEVSFSLDRFTDEQWSYIIESMAERAIFSAKLLAGEMPQNIQDVFTANGLSLFPFNKFDIHSRCSCPDPANPCKHIGAVYYLLGDRFSEDPFVLFQLRGRSKEEIISALRKIRSSGSDEPQTEIAAVRPTTPLDRDRLWNYDEQLESSLIVITPPPSSETVLDVLGLLPIEPPANQAAMETLKSIYQTVSIAAVQTAMTAGSP; encoded by the coding sequence ATGACAGATAGTTATTCACCTCCCAATCGAGAATGGTGGACAGAACAGTGGATCGAAGTTCTAGAGCGTATCGGATTCACTCAGCGATTAGCTCGCGCCCGCAACTATGCCCGACAAGGCAATGTGTTAAGCCTTGACTTCGTTGGCGCGAAAGTAAAAGCGATGGTTCAAGGAACTGCACCCGAACCGTATGAAGTCTCGTTTTCGCTCGATCGCTTTACCGACGAACAATGGAGCTACATCATCGAATCGATGGCAGAACGCGCCATCTTCTCGGCAAAACTGCTTGCTGGCGAAATGCCCCAAAACATTCAAGATGTCTTTACTGCGAATGGCTTAAGCCTTTTTCCATTCAATAAATTCGATATTCACAGCCGTTGTTCGTGCCCCGATCCTGCAAATCCTTGTAAACATATCGGAGCCGTTTACTATTTACTTGGCGATCGCTTTAGCGAAGATCCATTCGTTCTCTTCCAACTGCGCGGACGCAGCAAAGAAGAAATCATCAGTGCCTTGCGAAAAATTCGCAGTTCTGGCAGTGACGAACCTCAGACTGAAATTGCGGCAGTCCGTCCTACAACCCCGCTCGATCGCGATCGACTTTGGAACTACGACGAACAACTGGAATCATCTCTCATCGTCATTACCCCGCCTCCTAGCAGCGAAACTGTGCTGGATGTACTCGGACTTCTCCCCATCGAGCCACCCGCAAATCAAGCCGCAATGGAAACCCTGAAATCGATCTATCAAACCGTCAGCATTGCAGCCGTGCAGACTGCGATGACCGCAGGTTCTCCGTAA